In Deltaproteobacteria bacterium, the following proteins share a genomic window:
- a CDS encoding Mrp/NBP35 family ATP-binding protein encodes MDSMDHQPHHHHGPIRDAMAKVNYKIAIISGKGGVGKTSVTVNLAAAVRKKDLVVGIFDADVHGPSVPKMVGIRTEMRDILHGSHGIDPVITAQGLKVMSVALIWPTEMTPIMWRGQYKARVLRQFLSSIKWYEMDFLFVDLPPGTGDEPITIMKSIPDLDGMIVVTTPQEISTIVCSKAINAARELKAPILGLIENMNHYQCPDCGRIEHFFGKDRGERLAKTFEIPFLGGIPLDGQYSEAADSGIPIVYKNPESLSAKAMMGIADRLLLQLPPREKVVVSERPWEMGRDHHKPKLQGYQEAMERSS; translated from the coding sequence ATGGATTCAATGGATCACCAGCCGCATCATCACCATGGCCCTATTCGCGATGCCATGGCCAAGGTCAATTATAAAATCGCCATTATCAGCGGAAAAGGCGGCGTGGGCAAGACCAGTGTGACGGTCAACCTGGCAGCCGCCGTTCGCAAGAAAGATCTGGTCGTGGGGATTTTCGATGCCGACGTCCATGGTCCGAGCGTTCCCAAGATGGTCGGCATCCGGACTGAGATGCGGGATATCCTGCACGGCTCTCACGGAATCGATCCGGTCATAACCGCCCAGGGGTTGAAGGTTATGTCTGTGGCCTTGATCTGGCCGACAGAGATGACCCCCATCATGTGGCGTGGACAATATAAGGCCCGGGTGCTCAGGCAGTTTTTGAGTTCCATCAAGTGGTATGAAATGGATTTTTTATTCGTGGACCTGCCGCCGGGGACAGGGGATGAACCGATCACCATCATGAAGTCCATACCGGACCTGGACGGCATGATCGTGGTCACCACACCCCAGGAGATCTCCACCATTGTCTGCAGCAAGGCCATTAATGCCGCCCGGGAATTGAAGGCGCCCATTCTGGGACTCATTGAAAATATGAACCACTACCAATGTCCGGATTGTGGACGGATCGAACACTTTTTTGGAAAAGACCGCGGCGAGCGGCTGGCCAAAACTTTCGAAATCCCTTTTTTAGGGGGGATCCCTCTGGATGGACAATATTCCGAAGCGGCCGACAGCGGTATACCCATTGTCTATAAAAATCCGGAGTCTTTGTCGGCCAAAGCCATGATGGGGATTGCCGACCGGCTGCTTTTGCAATTGCCGCCACGTGAAAAAGTAGTGGTGTCAGAGCGGCCCTGGGAAATGGGTCGTGATCATCATAAGCCAAAGTTACAAGGCTATCAAGAAGCCATGGAAAGGAGCAGTTAA
- a CDS encoding DUF362 domain-containing protein yields the protein MNVYWIKGRSETCEKNLISKIDTLLSLEELASLVVPEISLAIKFNLSEMGYGHYLPPVIFSTLFEKTRSQGAKPLLTDGCSLYKGSRFDGYSWVDGALLQGFSSGETFHNQLLQSGGYTNEEGKFWPADGRHLAGIDIGSLLTDTGNLIVVSHITAHPLLGIAGALYNLGLGFLTASGKLKVHACLQIEYEAEKCDHCGICLSFCPTKAMAGEPGRVTFDPRVCNRCLGCFVSCPSRAIHIQPEGLPIFQECVIEAAQTVLSQLRGKAFFINFLSSVTPQPDEFPFSDIPFVPDLGIIASSDPVAVDWATTQMILRSPGIPGSIAQDLKVLDKGEDKIKAITGQTPEHLLAYAEQSGLGSRTFEFFSAG from the coding sequence ATGAATGTCTACTGGATTAAAGGCCGATCAGAAACCTGTGAAAAAAATCTCATCAGCAAGATCGACACCCTGCTGAGCCTGGAAGAATTGGCCTCCCTGGTGGTCCCGGAGATCAGCCTGGCCATTAAGTTTAATCTAAGCGAAATGGGCTACGGTCATTATCTTCCGCCGGTCATCTTCAGCACCTTGTTTGAAAAAACCCGGTCCCAGGGTGCCAAGCCCCTGTTGACCGACGGTTGCAGCCTTTATAAGGGCTCGCGCTTTGATGGCTACAGTTGGGTTGATGGGGCTTTACTGCAGGGGTTCAGCAGCGGAGAGACCTTTCATAACCAATTGCTGCAATCAGGGGGCTATACCAACGAAGAAGGTAAATTCTGGCCGGCCGATGGCCGGCATTTAGCCGGTATCGACATCGGCAGCTTGCTAACCGACACCGGTAATCTGATCGTTGTTTCACACATTACCGCCCATCCGCTGCTCGGGATTGCCGGCGCCCTTTACAACCTCGGACTGGGCTTTCTGACCGCTTCCGGAAAACTCAAGGTCCATGCCTGTCTGCAAATCGAGTACGAGGCCGAAAAATGTGATCACTGCGGCATTTGTCTGTCCTTTTGTCCCACCAAGGCCATGGCCGGTGAACCCGGCCGGGTAACATTCGACCCCCGGGTCTGCAACCGTTGTCTGGGGTGTTTTGTAAGCTGTCCAAGCCGGGCGATTCATATCCAGCCGGAGGGCTTGCCAATCTTTCAGGAATGTGTCATCGAGGCGGCCCAGACGGTCCTCAGCCAACTGCGGGGGAAGGCCTTCTTTATCAATTTTCTGAGTTCCGTCACCCCCCAGCCCGATGAATTCCCTTTTTCCGATATCCCGTTCGTGCCGGATCTCGGCATTATCGCATCCAGTGATCCCGTGGCTGTCGATTGGGCCACGACCCAGATGATCCTTCGGAGTCCGGGAATACCAGGATCCATCGCCCAGGACCTGAAGGTCCTGGACAAGGGGGAAGATAAAATTAAGGCCATCACCGGCCAGACCCCCGAACACCTGCTGGCCTACGCCGAGCAATCAGGACTCGGAAGCCGGACTTTTGAATTTTTTTCCGCAGGATAG
- a CDS encoding DUF362 domain-containing protein gives MSKNKSSKVWFAASGATNWTESTICKAKDLFYAAGLDQCIEKDDSVAVKVHCGEWNRTACLRPEFVAAIVEEVKACGGRPFVTDTTTLTYHLYNNRCTGQLEQEGANRHGLNWASLGAPFIISDGFFGEDDLRVELPEGNILKETYIGRGIYEADAIINLAHAKGHPITAYGGCIKNFGIGAQSKRGKYQTHLAFWGDPEEAIGYPKVNRTSCKGTECPFSKMCEDSCPDEAITVKPDGVVIDYAKCCLCYSCQVTCMFTGMEGIGFRDDYFPLAQIAMSDAALGCIKTFKPGKIGYMAYAFDIAPECDCFPWNGTYVAPDVGVFASKDPVAIDSAVCDMIDKAPIGPNSRAEELGLKPGEDKFKAVNAFTPRIQLKAAEKIGMGTMNYELIEYEPELNPENIAKWQIRKIPMTVTPMRHVFKNHHIAREFPFNREPLDKWLGDWKNFDPTI, from the coding sequence ATGTCCAAAAATAAATCCTCCAAGGTCTGGTTCGCGGCCTCCGGCGCGACGAACTGGACGGAAAGCACCATCTGCAAGGCCAAGGATCTTTTTTATGCCGCCGGCCTTGACCAGTGCATTGAAAAGGACGACAGCGTCGCGGTAAAGGTTCATTGCGGCGAATGGAATCGAACCGCCTGTCTGCGACCGGAATTTGTGGCCGCCATCGTGGAAGAAGTGAAGGCCTGCGGCGGTCGGCCCTTTGTCACCGACACCACCACGCTGACCTATCATCTCTATAACAACCGCTGCACCGGGCAGTTGGAACAGGAAGGCGCCAATCGTCATGGTTTGAACTGGGCCAGCCTGGGCGCGCCTTTCATCATCTCCGATGGTTTTTTCGGTGAAGACGACCTCCGGGTGGAACTGCCCGAAGGCAACATCTTAAAAGAGACCTATATCGGCCGCGGGATCTACGAAGCGGATGCCATCATTAACCTGGCCCACGCCAAGGGACATCCCATTACCGCCTATGGCGGATGCATCAAAAACTTCGGCATCGGGGCCCAGTCCAAACGGGGCAAGTACCAGACGCACCTGGCCTTTTGGGGCGATCCGGAAGAAGCCATCGGCTATCCCAAGGTCAACCGGACTTCCTGTAAGGGCACCGAGTGTCCCTTCAGCAAGATGTGCGAAGACAGTTGCCCGGATGAGGCCATCACCGTCAAACCCGATGGGGTGGTGATCGACTATGCCAAGTGCTGCCTGTGCTATTCCTGCCAGGTGACCTGTATGTTTACCGGGATGGAAGGTATCGGTTTTCGGGATGATTATTTCCCGCTGGCCCAAATCGCCATGTCGGACGCGGCCCTGGGCTGTATCAAAACCTTTAAACCGGGCAAGATCGGTTACATGGCCTATGCCTTCGACATTGCCCCGGAGTGTGACTGCTTCCCCTGGAACGGCACCTATGTGGCGCCGGATGTGGGGGTGTTCGCCTCCAAAGACCCGGTGGCCATCGATTCGGCCGTCTGCGACATGATCGACAAGGCCCCCATCGGCCCCAACTCCAGGGCCGAGGAACTGGGACTCAAACCGGGCGAAGACAAATTTAAAGCGGTCAACGCCTTTACGCCTCGAATTCAGCTCAAGGCGGCCGAGAAGATCGGCATGGGGACCATGAATTACGAATTGATCGAATATGAACCGGAGCTCAATCCGGAGAATATCGCCAAGTGGCAGATCCGCAAGATTCCGATGACCGTTACGCCCATGCGGCATGTATTCAAGAACCATCACATCGCCCGGGAGTTTCCCTTCAACCGCGAACCCCTCGACAAGTGGCTCGGGGATTGGAAAAATTTTGACCCAACCATCTAA
- a CDS encoding sigma-54-dependent Fis family transcriptional regulator — protein sequence MDQGKILAIDDEPNIRHLIRNEFSLEGFKVTTAGSGEEGLKLFEENSFDVVLLDIRLPRMNGIEVLRRLKKKDPAPEVIMITAYGDIQTAVDSLKLGARDYLTKPFKLDELLSIVKKAVQEVREKSLSKPEWTGERPSETPPIVLCPSPGMEKVYDLIARVAKTDYTVMLQGETGVGKDVLAFQIHQQSLRQDGPFVTVDCGLLSHNLAESELYGHRKGAFSGATEAKLGLVEKSHAGSLFLDEIGNIDMELQKKFLRFLETRRFRRIGEVKEQHIDTRIILATNLDLQEAIRKGDLRSDLFYRMTEFVIPIPPLRERPEDIAILAKYFLGHYVKDGQKMDISKEALGVLADYPWPGNIRELKAVIGKAALLADSMIRAEDFPAQVKARHYDTSRQPKTLEDMEKEHIMNVLAETEGNQTRASEVLGINRKTLYKKIKTYKIFS from the coding sequence ATGGATCAGGGAAAAATTCTGGCCATCGATGACGAGCCGAATATCCGGCATCTGATCAGGAATGAATTTTCCCTGGAAGGCTTCAAGGTCACCACGGCCGGAAGCGGAGAAGAGGGGCTGAAATTATTCGAGGAAAATTCTTTTGATGTGGTCTTGCTGGATATCCGGCTGCCGAGAATGAACGGTATCGAAGTCCTCCGGAGGTTGAAAAAAAAGGATCCCGCTCCTGAAGTGATCATGATCACGGCTTACGGAGATATTCAAACAGCCGTGGATTCCCTTAAGTTAGGGGCCCGGGATTACCTGACCAAGCCGTTCAAACTCGATGAATTGCTTTCCATCGTCAAAAAAGCCGTCCAGGAGGTTCGGGAAAAATCTCTGTCCAAACCGGAATGGACCGGGGAAAGGCCTTCGGAAACCCCGCCTATCGTCCTTTGTCCGAGCCCGGGCATGGAAAAGGTCTACGACCTGATCGCCCGGGTGGCCAAAACCGATTACACCGTTATGCTCCAAGGGGAAACCGGTGTCGGGAAAGACGTGCTGGCCTTCCAGATCCATCAACAAAGTCTGCGCCAGGACGGGCCTTTTGTGACGGTGGATTGCGGGCTCCTTTCTCATAATCTGGCTGAAAGCGAGCTCTACGGCCACCGTAAAGGGGCTTTCTCCGGGGCCACCGAAGCCAAGCTGGGGCTGGTGGAAAAAAGCCACGCCGGCTCTCTTTTTCTGGATGAAATCGGCAACATCGACATGGAGCTGCAGAAAAAATTTCTGCGCTTTTTAGAGACCCGCCGGTTCCGGAGGATTGGTGAGGTGAAAGAACAACACATCGACACCCGCATCATCCTGGCCACCAATCTGGATCTGCAGGAAGCCATCCGCAAGGGAGACCTGCGAAGCGATCTGTTCTACCGCATGACCGAATTTGTGATACCGATCCCTCCGCTGCGGGAAAGGCCTGAAGATATTGCCATCCTGGCCAAATATTTTTTAGGCCATTATGTTAAAGACGGACAGAAAATGGATATTTCCAAAGAGGCCCTGGGGGTCTTGGCCGATTATCCCTGGCCTGGGAATATTCGGGAGTTGAAGGCCGTCATCGGCAAGGCCGCTTTATTGGCCGACTCAATGATCCGGGCCGAGGATTTTCCGGCCCAGGTGAAGGCCAGGCATTATGATACCTCACGTCAGCCCAAGACCCTGGAGGATATGGAAAAAGAACACATCATGAACGTTCTGGCCGAAACAGAAGGCAACCAGACCAGGGCCTCCGAAGTCCTGGGAATCAACCGCAAGACCCTCTACAAAAAAATCAAAACCTATAAGATATTTTCGTAA
- a CDS encoding PAS domain-containing protein, translating to MSPESKPIHVDLKGIGFSKIGYFKEVRSKIRELEDLNIELARRHNQLEAIFNSMSDWLTILDRDLNIVFANQVQRNRFPKVIGEKCYRIYYGKSRTCKECPALRTLETEEIFHGEVLITKGVFSGRYYEWTTSPIKNPYGHLNEILLHRRDITERKNTEFKLIQADRLAAVGFLAAGIAHEINNPLASIAGFSEGLLKRLASLPEWGDPKTREYFKEYLEIINHEAYRCNDIVRNLQEFSRISSDDYEVVGIGDIINDTVALIRQHAKDSAIQIILKDNLVAGLKEVLGNESQLKHVFLNLLNYGFRTMENGGEIILSARNEGNSIEIQISSTGRLSVPGPSEPGDEPSCPSRQIDSGVDFSLCYNIIKNHQGDFYYTAQEGRGYVFTIRFPASLS from the coding sequence ATGAGCCCAGAATCAAAACCGATTCATGTCGACCTGAAGGGTATCGGTTTTTCCAAAATCGGTTACTTCAAGGAAGTCCGTTCCAAAATCCGGGAACTGGAAGATCTGAATATCGAGCTGGCGCGACGGCATAATCAACTGGAAGCCATTTTCAACAGCATGAGCGACTGGCTGACCATATTGGATCGGGACCTGAACATTGTCTTTGCCAATCAGGTACAAAGGAACCGGTTTCCCAAGGTCATCGGTGAAAAATGTTACCGGATCTATTACGGAAAAAGCCGGACCTGCAAAGAATGCCCGGCTCTGCGCACCCTGGAGACCGAAGAGATTTTCCACGGGGAAGTCCTCATCACCAAGGGGGTTTTTTCCGGACGCTATTATGAATGGACCACTTCCCCTATCAAGAATCCCTACGGTCACTTGAATGAAATTCTCCTCCACCGGCGGGACATCACGGAAAGAAAAAACACCGAATTTAAACTGATTCAAGCCGACCGACTGGCCGCCGTAGGCTTTTTAGCGGCCGGTATCGCCCATGAGATCAACAATCCCCTGGCTTCCATTGCCGGTTTTTCGGAAGGACTACTCAAGCGGCTGGCCAGCCTTCCGGAATGGGGAGACCCTAAAACGAGGGAATATTTCAAGGAGTATCTGGAAATTATCAATCACGAAGCCTATCGCTGTAATGATATCGTCCGGAATCTGCAGGAATTCAGCCGAATCTCCAGCGACGATTACGAGGTGGTGGGGATCGGCGATATCATCAACGATACGGTGGCCCTCATTCGGCAGCATGCCAAGGACAGCGCTATCCAAATCATCCTTAAGGATAACCTGGTTGCCGGCCTCAAAGAGGTCCTGGGAAACGAATCCCAGTTGAAACATGTATTTTTAAATCTCCTGAATTACGGCTTCAGAACCATGGAAAACGGCGGAGAGATCATCCTGTCGGCCAGAAACGAAGGAAACAGCATTGAGATCCAGATTTCAAGCACAGGGCGTCTTTCGGTACCCGGACCATCCGAACCGGGGGATGAACCTTCCTGTCCCAGCCGGCAGATAGACTCCGGAGTCGATTTTTCATTATGTTACAACATCATAAAAAACCACCAAGGTGATTTCTATTATACCGCTCAGGAAGGCAGGGGATACGTCTTTACCATCCGTTTCCCGGCGAGCCTGTCCTGA